A genomic region of Janthinobacterium lividum contains the following coding sequences:
- a CDS encoding DUF2939 domain-containing protein produces MKRKYATAIIFTVAAIGFTWVSPYIAMYRISIAAKSVRLETLAQQTDLPAVRASVARQLRAAGETANEDDFKEMLDTIVSPPGITVLILHGKQGADGKRHDFGMAYRSWNEVVLRRSGAGPAASQFLLRRHGIWDWKLTDITLPPELL; encoded by the coding sequence ATGAAAAGAAAGTACGCCACCGCGATCATTTTTACCGTTGCCGCCATCGGCTTCACCTGGGTCAGCCCCTATATCGCCATGTACCGCATCAGCATCGCGGCGAAATCCGTGCGCCTGGAAACCCTGGCGCAGCAGACCGACCTGCCCGCCGTGCGCGCCAGCGTGGCACGCCAGTTGCGGGCGGCCGGCGAAACGGCCAACGAGGACGATTTCAAGGAAATGCTCGACACCATCGTCTCGCCGCCCGGCATTACGGTATTGATCCTGCACGGCAAGCAGGGGGCGGACGGCAAGCGCCACGACTTCGGCATGGCATACCGCTCGTGGAACGAAGTGGTGCTGCGGCGCAGCGGCGCTGGCCCCGCCGCCAGCCAATTTTTGCTGCGCCGCCATGGCATCTGGGATTGGAAACTGACGGACATCACCTTGCCGCCGGAATTACTCTGA
- a CDS encoding DUF2939 domain-containing protein yields the protein MLLAVVALVALAGVFYGSPYFTMNKIRAATMDEDTQALAAHIDLPQLRGSLGQQLHALFSAPEVADDISPDVIDPLLDTMLMPEGIVALMKLNDRYEHPIAKVSDISGRKRTTKPDYKLRYTSWDSVVVQRAHSKSHIGELTLARDGLWHWKLVSVALPKNLLADA from the coding sequence ATGCTTCTTGCTGTAGTGGCACTGGTCGCGCTGGCCGGCGTCTTCTATGGCAGCCCGTATTTCACCATGAACAAGATACGCGCGGCCACGATGGACGAGGATACGCAGGCCCTGGCCGCGCATATCGACCTGCCCCAGCTGCGCGGCAGCCTGGGGCAGCAACTGCATGCCCTGTTCTCGGCGCCGGAAGTGGCCGACGACATCAGCCCCGACGTCATCGACCCTTTACTCGATACCATGCTGATGCCCGAGGGCATCGTCGCCTTGATGAAGCTCAATGACCGCTACGAACACCCGATCGCCAAGGTCAGCGATATCAGCGGCCGCAAGCGTACAACCAAACCCGACTACAAACTGCGCTACACCTCCTGGGACAGCGTCGTGGTGCAGCGCGCGCACAGCAAAAGCCATATCGGCGAGCTGACCCTGGCGCGCGACGGCCTGTGGCACTGGAAGCTGGTGTCGGTGGCCCTGCCGAAAAACTTGCTGGCCGACGCGTAA